In Symphalangus syndactylus isolate Jambi chromosome 14, NHGRI_mSymSyn1-v2.1_pri, whole genome shotgun sequence, one DNA window encodes the following:
- the DEXI gene encoding dexamethasone-induced protein isoform X3 produces the protein MPPQLVGGTIWTGMVPQEETLPCLRGLPAPLKSFVPTKRFLFGPRRVEERLGLSAEVEKAPAPTEGGRQGGSQNLICLQRHTDGLALASDYLQLRWMFTGTQPEFASLHFIPERTCFPHFTFGEDTSNCGHTQKRLPGKETEVWESTGGRTLGGDSCSTTCPHVMLKKEKLQNLKRRHLRCPRKKPPCYEEAQLAHMEASQPTIP, from the exons ATGCCGCCGCAGCTGGTTGGGGGCACCATCTGGACCGGGATGGTTCCCCAGGAGGAGACCCTCCCCTGCCTCCGAGGCCT GCCTGCTCCCCTCAAAAGCTTCGTGCCAACAAAGAGGTTCCTGTTTGGACCCAGGAGAGTGGAAGAGAGATTGGGACtgagtgctgaggttgagaaggCACCTGCTCCCACAGAAGGGGGAAGGCAAGGGGGGTCCCAAAACCTCATCTGCCTGCAGCGTCACACCGATGGCCTGGCCTTGGCTTCTGATTATTTGCAACTGCGATGGATGTTTACAGGAACCCAGCCAGAGTTTGCCTCCCTGCACTTCATCCCAGAGCGCACCTGCTTCCCCCACTTCACCTTTGGAGAGGACACTTCAAACTGCGGACACACGCAAAAGCGACTCCCAG GCAAGGAGACTGAGGTGTGGGAGAGTACGGGCGGCAGAACGCTGGGAGGAGACAGTTGTAGCACCACTTGCCCTCATGTGatgctaaagaaagaaaaactacaaaatctgaaaagaagacatttgagaTGCCCAAGGAAAAAG
- the DEXI gene encoding dexamethasone-induced protein isoform X1 yields the protein MPPQLVGGTIWTGMVPQEETLPCLRGLPAPLKSFVPTKRFLFGPRRVEERLGLSAEVEKAPAPTEGGRQGGSQNLICLQRHTDGLALASDYLQLRWMFTGTQPEFASLHFIPERTCFPHFTFGEDTSNCGHTQKRLPGPFDARRLRCGRVRAAERWEETVVAPLALM from the exons ATGCCGCCGCAGCTGGTTGGGGGCACCATCTGGACCGGGATGGTTCCCCAGGAGGAGACCCTCCCCTGCCTCCGAGGCCT GCCTGCTCCCCTCAAAAGCTTCGTGCCAACAAAGAGGTTCCTGTTTGGACCCAGGAGAGTGGAAGAGAGATTGGGACtgagtgctgaggttgagaaggCACCTGCTCCCACAGAAGGGGGAAGGCAAGGGGGGTCCCAAAACCTCATCTGCCTGCAGCGTCACACCGATGGCCTGGCCTTGGCTTCTGATTATTTGCAACTGCGATGGATGTTTACAGGAACCCAGCCAGAGTTTGCCTCCCTGCACTTCATCCCAGAGCGCACCTGCTTCCCCCACTTCACCTTTGGAGAGGACACTTCAAACTGCGGACACACGCAAAAGCGACTCCCAGGTCCGTTCGAT GCAAGGAGACTGAGGTGTGGGAGAGTACGGGCGGCAGAACGCTGGGAGGAGACAGTTGTAGCACCACTTGCCCTCATGTGa
- the DEXI gene encoding dexamethasone-induced protein isoform X2, with protein MLGARVAAHLDALGPLVPYVPPPLLPSMFFVGLFFVNVLILYYAFLMEYIVLNVGLVFLPEDMDQALVDLGVLSDPGSGLYDADSELDVFDGYLE; from the coding sequence ATGCTCGGCGCCCGGGTCGCGGCCCACCTGGACGCACTGGGCCCCCTGGTCCCCTACgtgccgccgccgctgctgcccTCTATGTTCTTCGTGGGCCTGTTCTTCGTCAATGTGCTGATCCTGTACTACGCCTTCCTCATGGAGTACATTGTCCTCAACGTGGGCCTCGTCTTCCTGCCCGAGGACATGGACCAGGCGCTCGTGGACCTCGGCGTGCTCTCCGACCCCGGCTCTGGCCTTTACGATGCTGACTCGGAGCTCGACGTCTTTGATGGGTACTTGGAGTAG